The genome window CGCCTGAACCGGCCGTCGCCCTGCCCGGCCCGGCTGTCGACAGCCGGGCCGGGCAGACGGCGGTTCGGGCCCGGTGGGACGTACAGGACCGTCCCGCTCCGGACCGTCAGCCGTCGAGGTCCTCGATGGTCGCGTGGGACGGCGCGCGCCTGGTCTGCACGTCGCGCGCCACGTCCTCGGCCGCGCCCAGCACCCGTACCGCGTTCTGCCAGGTCAGCTTCGCCAGGTCGGCCCTCGACCAGCCGCGGTCCAGCAGCTCCGCGATCAGGTTCGGGTAGCCGGAGACGTCGCCCAGGCCGTCCGGGGTGAAGGCCGTGCCGTCGTAGTCGCCGCCGATGCCGACGTGGTCGATGCCCGCCACCTCGCGCATGTGGTCGAGGTGGTCGGCGACCGTCGCGACCGTGGCGACCGGGCGCGGAGTGCGCTCCTCGAAGGCGCGGTGGACCTTCATCGCCTCGGGGGTGGTGTCGAGGGGGTGCAGGCCGTGCGCGCGCATGTTGTCGTCCGCCGCGGCCGTCCAGTCGACGGCCGCCTGGAGGACGAACTTCGGCACGAAGGTCACCATCGCCACACCGCCGTTGGCGGGCAGGCGTTCGAGGACGTCGTCGGGGACGTTGCGCGGGTGGTCGCACACCGCGCGGGCGGAGGAGTGGGAGAAGATCACCGGCGCTTCGGTGGTGTCCAGCGCGTCGCGCATCGTGGTCGCCGCCACATGCGAGAGGTCGACGAGCATGCCGAGGCGGTTCATCTCCCGGACCACCTCACGGCCGAAGTCCGAGAGGCCGCCGACGCCCGGTTCGTCCGTCGCGGAGTCCGCCCACGCCACGTTGTCGTTGTGGGTGAGGGTCATGTAGCGCACGCCGAGCCCGTACAGGCCGCGCAGCGTGCCGAGCGAGTTCGCGATGGAGTGGCCGCCCTCGGCGCCCATGAGGGAGGCGATCCGGCCGTCCTTGCGCGCCGTCTCCATGTCGGCGGCGGTCAGGGCCGGGGCCAGGTCCGCCGGGTAGCGGGCGAGCAGCTGCCGTACGCAGTCGATCTGTTCCAGCGTCGCGGGCACCGGGTCGGGCAGGTCGCACGGCACGTACACCGACCAGTACTGGGCGCCGACCCCGCCCTCGCGCAGACGGGGCAGGTCGGTGTGCAGGCGGGCGTTCTGGTGCCGGGCGATGTCCAGGGCGTCGAGGTCGTAGCGGGCCTGCTTGCGCATCGCCCAGGGCAGGTCGTTGTGCCCGTCGACGACCGGGAACTCCCGCAGCAGTTCCCGGGCGGCCTGCAAGGACGGCGAGGTCATCGCGTCACTTCCCCGAGTTGAAGCCGAAGCCCGCCGCCGCTCCCTCGACCTTGGAGCGCAGGCGCTTGCCCTTCTCGGTGGCCTGGTCGTTGAGGTCCTGCTGGAACTCCCGCATCCGCTGCAGGAGTTCCTCGTCGTGCGCGGCGAGGATGCGCGCCGCGAGCAATCCGGCGTTGCGGGCGCCTGCGACGGACACGGTGGCCACGGGGACACCGGCCGGCATCTGCACGATCGACAGCAGCGAGTCCATGCCGTCGAGGTGCTTCAGCGGGACCGGGACGCCGATGACGGGGAGCGGGGTGACGGAGGCGAGCATGCCGGGCAGGTGGGCGGCGCCGCCGGCGCCCGCGATGATCACCTTCAGACCGCGGTCCGCCGCCTGCTCGCCGTATGCGATCATCTCGCGCGGCATACGGTGCGCGGAGACGACGTCGACCTCGTACGCGATCTCGAACTCGTCGAGGGCCTTGGCCGCGGCCTCCATGACGGGCCAGTCGGAGTCCGACCCCATGACGATGCCAACAACGGGGCTCATTCGGTGATCGTGCCTCTCAGGTAGCCGGCTGCGTGACGGGCGCGCTCCAGCACGTCGTCGAGGTCGTCGCCGTAGGTGTTGACGTGGCCCACCTTGCGGCCGGGCTTCACGTCCTTGCCATACATGTGGATCTTGAGCTTCGGGTCCCGCGCCATGCAGTGCAGGTACGCCGAGTACATGTCGGGGTAGTCGCCGCCGAGGACGTTGACCATGACCGTCCACTTGGCGCGCGGGCGCGGGTCGCCGAGCGGGAGGTCGAGGACGGCCCGCACGTGGTTGGCGAACTGCGAGGTGATCGCGCCGTCCATCGACCAGTGGCCCGAGTTGTGCGGGCGCATCGCCAGCTCGTTGACCAGGATGCGGCCGTCGCGGGTCTGGAACAGCTCCACGGCGAGGTGACCGACGACGCCGAGTTCCTTGGCGATGGTGAGCGCGAGCTGCTCGGCCTCGAGGGCCAGCTCGTCGTCCAGGTCGGGGGCCGGGGCGATCACGGTGTCGCAGACGCCGTCCACCTGCCTGGACTCCACGACCGGGTAGGCGACGGCCTGCCCGTGCGGCGACCGTACGACGTTGGCGGCCAGCTCCCGGACGAAGTCGACCTTCTCCTCGGCGAGGACGGGGACGCCGGCGCGGAAGGGGTCGGCGGCCTCCTCGACGGAGTCCACCACCCACACGCCCTTGCCGTCGTAGCCGCCGCGGACGGTCTTGAGGACGACGGGGAAGCCGTCGCCCTCGGCGGCGAACGCGGCGACGTCCTCCGGGTCGCTGACGATCCGGTGCCGCGGGCACGGCACACCGATCGCGTCGAGTTTGGCGCGCATCACGCCCTTGTCCTGGGCGTGCACGAGCGCGTCCGGACCGGGACGCACGGCGATGCCGTCCGCCTCCAGTGCCCGCAGGTGCTCGGTGGGCACGTGCTCGTGATCGAAGGTGATCACGTCACAGCCCCGCGCGAAGGCACGCAGCGTCTCCAGATCGCGGTAGTCGCCGACGACGACGTCGCCGACGACCTGTGCCGCGGAGTCCTGAGGGGTGTCACTGAGGAGCTTGAACCTGATGCCCAGCGGGATGCCTGCCTCGTGGGTCATACGGGCGAGCTGGCCACCGCCGACCATGCCTACTACCGGGAACGTCACGCACCCAGGGTATCGGCCCGGCCGGGGAGGCCGGTTTCCGTCCCCGCCCGGGGCGTTTGGAGGGCCGTTTCCGAGGGGCTTTCGAAGGGGTACCCGATGGAAATCCATGAAGGGTTTCCGGCAGGGGGTCCAGGTGGCTTTCTTTCCGTCCTCATGTATGGTCCCCGGACATCGTTCACCGGCGCTCGTTAGCATGGCCGGGTTGACGGAGCCGTTAGGCGCTTTCGGCCGAGGGTCCGGTACAACCGATCGACACGAATGAGACGACGGATGCAACCGAGTACGACCGACCCGACGGGGGCTGGCGACACGATGGGCAGTGGTTCCACAAGTCTGCAGGACAGGCCCCAGGCCGCAGTGCGCCGGAAGTTCGACCGGCTGCTGCGCGAGATCGCCAAGTTCGGCGCGGTCGGCGGGGCGGGACTGCTGGTCAACCTCCTGGTGTTCAACCTCGTGCGGAATGTCACGGGGCTCCAGGTGGTCCGGGCGAGCATCATCGCCACGGTCGTCGCGATCGCCTTCAACTACATCGGCTTCCGCTACTTCACCTACCGGGACCGGGACAAGAGCGGGCGCACCCGCGAGATGACCCTGTTCCTGGTGTTCAGCGCGGCCGGGCTGGTGATCGAGAACGGCGTGCTGTTCCTGGCCACGTACGGGTTCGGCTGGGACAGCCCGCTGCAGAGCAACGTGTTCAAGTTCCTCGGCATCGGCCTCGGGACGCTGTTCCGTTTCTGGTCCTACCGCAGCTGGGTGTTCAAGGCCATGCCGGCGGCGTCGGCGGTGGCGGGCGCCGAGTCGATCCTCCACGAGGCAGAGAATCAGCGCCGCCACGACGAGCACGTGAACCGCTGACCGTCGTCGCGCCCTGACAGGCGCGTGAGCAGAACATCGCCCTGGCGCAGTGCGGCGAAGAGCATCGCCCGGCGCCGTGCGGTACATCCCCGGCGCCGTGCAGTGAACGTCCCCGCGTCGTGCGGCGGAGAACGTCGCCCAGCCTGGGGCGGCGAAGAAGTCCCGACCGACCGCTGCACCGGGCCCCCGCTCCCCGGTTCACCTCACCGTGCGTTCCGGTTCCTCCGGTTCGGCGGGCACCTTCAGCGGGGTGCGGGACAGGAACAGGCCGAAGACCGGGGGCTTGGCCTGGAGCATCTCCAGACGGCCGCCGTCGGCCTCCGCCAGGTCACGCGCCACCGCGAGACCGATGCCCGTGGAGTTACGGCCGCTGATGGTGCGCTCGAAGATGCGGGAGCCCAGTTCCGGCGGCACCCCCGGTCCCTCGTCCGTGACCTCCACGACCGCCTGGTTGCCGGTGACCCGGGTGCGCAGGGCGACCGTGCCGCCCCCGTGCATGAGCGAGTTCTCGATCAGTGCCGCCAGCACCTGGGCGACCGCCCCGGGCGTCCCCACGGCCCGCAGGTGCCGTTTGCCGGAGCTGACGATCGCACGTCCCGCGCTGCGGTAGGCGGGCCGCCACTCGGCGAGCTGCTGCTGGATGACCTCGTCCAGGTCGAAGGAGACGGCGGAGCCGGTGCGCGGGTCGCGGGCGTTCGTCAGCAGCCGCTCCACGACGTCCGTGAGCCGCTCCACCTGCGTCAGCGCGATCGTCGCCTCCTCCTTCACCGTGTCCGGGTCGTCCGTGAGCGTGATCTCCTCCAGACGCATGGACAACGCCGTCAGGGGCGTGCGCAGCTGGTGCGAGGCGTCGGCCGCCAGGCGCCGCTCGGCGGTCAGCATGCGGCCGATCCGCTCGGCGGAGGCGTCGAGCACATCGGCGACCCGGTCCAGCTCAGGGACGCCGTACCGCTTGTGGCGCGGGCGCGGGTCGCCGGAGCCGAGGCGCTCGGCGGTCTCGGCGAGGTCGGTGAGCGGGGAGGCCAGACGGTTGGCCTGGCGCACCGCGAGCAACACCGCCGCGATGATCGCGAGCAGCGCCACCAGGGCGATGATCAGCAGCGTACGGCCGACTTCACGCGTGACGGCGGAGCGGGGCTCCTCGACGCGGACCGTCTCCCCCTCCTCGCCCTTGGTCGTGGAGTGGATGACGTCACCGGCGGGCTGGTTGCCGACCCGGATGGTGGGCTGGCCGGGGATGTCGATCACCGCGTACCTGTCGCCGGTGACCTGGTCCTTGAAGACCGCGGCACTGACCTTCTCGTCGCCGAGGATCCGGCTGTCCACGATGCTGGCCAGCCGCAGCGCCTCGGAGTCGACGCGCTCCTGGGCGCTGTTGCTGATCGTCCGGGTCTCGACGATCACGAGGGAGACGCCGAAGACCGCGATCACCACGAGGACGACGGCGAGGGTGGACTGGATGAGACGACGACGCACGGAGGCCTCCGGCGGGGAACAGGTACGACGACCAGTGTGCCCCTGGTTGGTGTGGCACCCGGTGCCGGGGCTGGGCGGGGGTGGGTTGCGCTCCGGGCGCTCGCCGGTGCCTCCCCCAAGCTCTGCGAGCAGGGGGTGCCCCCAGCGCCCACCCGTGCCGCCCTGCGGCACGACCGCCCGCAGCTACAGCGACGTCAGCCGACCGACGCGGTCAGTTCTTCTCGAACCGGAAGCCCACACCCCGTACCGTCGCGATGTACCGCGGGTTCGCCGCGTCGTCGCCCAGCTTCTTGCGGAGCCAGGAGATGTGCATGTCCAGGGTCTTCGTGGACGACCACCACGTCGTGTCCCAGACCTCGCGCATCAGCTGGTCGCGGGTGACGACCCGGCCCGCGTCCCGTACCAGGACCCGGAGCAGGTCGAACTCCTTCGCGGTGAGCTGCAGCTCCTCGTCGCCCATCCACGCCCGGTGCGACTCCACGTCGATGCGCACGCCGTGCGTGGCGGGCGGCTGCGCGGGCTCGGTGGCGCCGCGCCGCAGCAGGGCACGGACCCGGGCGAGCAGTTCCGCCAGCCGGAACGGCTTGGTGACGTAGTCGTCGGCGCCCGCGTCGAGGCCGACGACGGTGTCCACCTCGTCGGCCCGTGCGGTCAGGATCAGGATCGGAACGGTGTGGCCGTCGGCGCGCAGCCGGCGGGCCACCTCCAGACCGTCCATGCCGGGCAGCCCGAGGTCCAGCACGACCAGGTCGACGCCGCCCTGCATTCCGGCGTCGAGCGCGGTGGGTCCGTCCTCGCGCACCTCGACCTCGTAACCCTCCCGGCGCAGGGCACGGGCCAGCGGCTCCGAGATGGACGCGTCGTCCTCGGCGAGCAGTACACGGGTCATGGGGTGATGGTAGTCCGCCCAGGGCGAGAGCAAAGGTGTGAGCGCGGGTGTGATGGGGATGCGAATTCTTACCTGGACCTGGGACGATGCGGTGGCGCCGCCGTCCGTGACGCTGCGTGGTCACGCCTGCACCTCTTGGGGGCCATTTGGGCGTAGACCTTCGAATGGGTGACCATAGTTCCGTAACTACCTGTGATCCGTGTCTCAAGTCCTTCCATATCCGGCTGTGCCGTGCCGTATGGTGAGGAGAACGCCTGTAGCACCAGCAGGGACCTTTGGCGGTAGCTCGACGCTGAAGGTCTCTTTTGTGTGCGGGCTGGCCTCCTCCCAGCCTTGAAGGAATGACCTGTGGCCGGGCCTTGAGCGCTCAACGCGCGTAGAGGCGTGGATCCCGGTGGTCGTCGTCCACCGCTCCGTGATCCGGGGCGGACACCCCGTGGGCGTGGGGCGGACGTCCGATCCCGCCGGTGCCGGCCGTCCCCCCACGGGCGCGTGACGCTCGTGCCAGCGCGTCCCGACCAGCAAGGAACGACCATGGCGTCCAGCCTGACGAAGGACTCGGTCCGCCCGGGCACCCCCGGGTCCGAGAAGACCTTCTTCGGCCACCCCCGCGGACTGGCCACCCTCTTCATGACCGAGATGTGGGAGAGGTTCTCCTACTACGGCATGAAGGCCCTCCTCCCGCTGTACCTGGTGGCACCGGGCGGCCTGCACATGAGCGCGGCCACCGCTACCGCGATCTACTCGGTGTACCTGTCGCTCGTATACCTGCTCGCCCTGCCGGGCGGCTGGTTCGCCGACCGGGTCCTCGGTCCGCGCAAGACGGTCGCCGTGGCGGGCTTCGTCATCATGCTGGGCCACCTCACGCTGGCCCTGCCCACCGCCGGTACCTTCTTCGCCGGTCTCGGCCTCGTCGCGATCGGCTCGGGCCTGCTGAAGGCGAACATCTCCACGATGGTCGGCCACCTCTACGA of Streptomyces cynarae contains these proteins:
- a CDS encoding dipeptidase, giving the protein MTSPSLQAARELLREFPVVDGHNDLPWAMRKQARYDLDALDIARHQNARLHTDLPRLREGGVGAQYWSVYVPCDLPDPVPATLEQIDCVRQLLARYPADLAPALTAADMETARKDGRIASLMGAEGGHSIANSLGTLRGLYGLGVRYMTLTHNDNVAWADSATDEPGVGGLSDFGREVVREMNRLGMLVDLSHVAATTMRDALDTTEAPVIFSHSSARAVCDHPRNVPDDVLERLPANGGVAMVTFVPKFVLQAAVDWTAAADDNMRAHGLHPLDTTPEAMKVHRAFEERTPRPVATVATVADHLDHMREVAGIDHVGIGGDYDGTAFTPDGLGDVSGYPNLIAELLDRGWSRADLAKLTWQNAVRVLGAAEDVARDVQTRRAPSHATIEDLDG
- the purE gene encoding 5-(carboxyamino)imidazole ribonucleotide mutase; the encoded protein is MSPVVGIVMGSDSDWPVMEAAAKALDEFEIAYEVDVVSAHRMPREMIAYGEQAADRGLKVIIAGAGGAAHLPGMLASVTPLPVIGVPVPLKHLDGMDSLLSIVQMPAGVPVATVSVAGARNAGLLAARILAAHDEELLQRMREFQQDLNDQATEKGKRLRSKVEGAAAGFGFNSGK
- a CDS encoding 5-(carboxyamino)imidazole ribonucleotide synthase, giving the protein MTFPVVGMVGGGQLARMTHEAGIPLGIRFKLLSDTPQDSAAQVVGDVVVGDYRDLETLRAFARGCDVITFDHEHVPTEHLRALEADGIAVRPGPDALVHAQDKGVMRAKLDAIGVPCPRHRIVSDPEDVAAFAAEGDGFPVVLKTVRGGYDGKGVWVVDSVEEAADPFRAGVPVLAEEKVDFVRELAANVVRSPHGQAVAYPVVESRQVDGVCDTVIAPAPDLDDELALEAEQLALTIAKELGVVGHLAVELFQTRDGRILVNELAMRPHNSGHWSMDGAITSQFANHVRAVLDLPLGDPRPRAKWTVMVNVLGGDYPDMYSAYLHCMARDPKLKIHMYGKDVKPGRKVGHVNTYGDDLDDVLERARHAAGYLRGTITE
- a CDS encoding GtrA family protein, producing MGSGSTSLQDRPQAAVRRKFDRLLREIAKFGAVGGAGLLVNLLVFNLVRNVTGLQVVRASIIATVVAIAFNYIGFRYFTYRDRDKSGRTREMTLFLVFSAAGLVIENGVLFLATYGFGWDSPLQSNVFKFLGIGLGTLFRFWSYRSWVFKAMPAASAVAGAESILHEAENQRRHDEHVNR
- a CDS encoding ATP-binding protein; translation: MRRRLIQSTLAVVLVVIAVFGVSLVIVETRTISNSAQERVDSEALRLASIVDSRILGDEKVSAAVFKDQVTGDRYAVIDIPGQPTIRVGNQPAGDVIHSTTKGEEGETVRVEEPRSAVTREVGRTLLIIALVALLAIIAAVLLAVRQANRLASPLTDLAETAERLGSGDPRPRHKRYGVPELDRVADVLDASAERIGRMLTAERRLAADASHQLRTPLTALSMRLEEITLTDDPDTVKEEATIALTQVERLTDVVERLLTNARDPRTGSAVSFDLDEVIQQQLAEWRPAYRSAGRAIVSSGKRHLRAVGTPGAVAQVLAALIENSLMHGGGTVALRTRVTGNQAVVEVTDEGPGVPPELGSRIFERTISGRNSTGIGLAVARDLAEADGGRLEMLQAKPPVFGLFLSRTPLKVPAEPEEPERTVR
- a CDS encoding response regulator transcription factor codes for the protein MTRVLLAEDDASISEPLARALRREGYEVEVREDGPTALDAGMQGGVDLVVLDLGLPGMDGLEVARRLRADGHTVPILILTARADEVDTVVGLDAGADDYVTKPFRLAELLARVRALLRRGATEPAQPPATHGVRIDVESHRAWMGDEELQLTAKEFDLLRVLVRDAGRVVTRDQLMREVWDTTWWSSTKTLDMHISWLRKKLGDDAANPRYIATVRGVGFRFEKN